A window of the Desulforapulum autotrophicum HRM2 genome harbors these coding sequences:
- a CDS encoding PstA family ABC transporter permease has translation MNKRGEQAVYTLSVLSCILLFGSLALLLSYLVFKGFNALNLSLIFGSTPMVDALLLKRQVFDGIFPAMAGTLALIVLAIGAAVPVGLLAGIYMAEYSNAFTRSIFGFLFDLLSAIPSIVVGLFGFSVILFLHHHVSQTLVPSLVVAALSLAFLVLPYIVRTTQIALETVPQSVRLTGIALGATRLQNIIHCLLPQSLSTLLGGIILAVGRCAEDTAVIMLTGAVASAGVPDSLFKGFEALPFFIYYTSSQYTSETELAQGFGACIVLLIICATLFILASMIQKKARHILLYTH, from the coding sequence ATGAATAAAAGGGGCGAACAAGCGGTGTACACCCTGTCGGTCTTGAGTTGCATCCTTCTCTTTGGAAGCCTTGCCCTTCTCCTATCCTACCTTGTTTTCAAGGGGTTCAACGCCCTGAACCTTTCCCTTATATTTGGATCCACCCCAATGGTTGACGCCCTGCTCCTCAAGCGACAGGTGTTTGACGGTATCTTTCCGGCCATGGCCGGCACCCTTGCCCTTATCGTTCTTGCCATTGGTGCGGCAGTACCCGTGGGACTGCTGGCCGGCATTTACATGGCAGAATACAGCAACGCCTTTACCCGAAGCATATTTGGTTTTTTGTTTGACCTGCTTTCTGCCATTCCTTCCATCGTTGTGGGGCTGTTTGGTTTTTCTGTCATCCTCTTTCTCCACCACCACGTGAGCCAAACCCTGGTTCCCTCCCTTGTTGTGGCAGCCCTTTCCCTTGCATTTCTGGTGCTGCCCTATATTGTGAGGACCACCCAGATCGCCCTTGAAACCGTTCCCCAGTCCGTACGATTGACCGGGATCGCCCTGGGTGCAACCCGGCTGCAGAACATCATCCATTGCCTCTTACCCCAGTCCCTTTCAACCCTGCTCGGGGGAATTATCCTTGCCGTGGGCCGGTGCGCAGAGGACACGGCCGTTATCATGCTCACGGGGGCCGTGGCGTCGGCGGGTGTTCCAGATTCCCTGTTCAAGGGATTTGAAGCCCTGCCCTTTTTCATCTATTACACCTCCTCCCAGTACACCAGCGAAACCGAACTTGCCCAGGGATTTGGCGCCTGCATTGTTCTGCTGATCATCTGTGCAACCCTTTTCATCCTTGCCTCCATGATTCAGAAAAAGGCTCGGCACATTCTTTTGTACACCCACTAG
- a CDS encoding amidohydrolase family protein gives MVEPVLIVKGHFIHTPTADAYEVHENSCLVCVDGRVEGIYPVIPDRFKGCLVHDYGNRLVIPSFVDLHLHAAQFLQCGMGMTSQLLDWLGDYTFDLERQFQNREFARKAYTLFAEKLVACGTLRACIFASSSTQGTEELFEVLKEKKICAYVGKVNMDRNAPEFIIETTQASLDGTRYLIEKYQDEQRVKPIITPRFAPTSSPGLLKGLGALAVKYRLPVQSHLSENLDEIQWVQALFKRSKNYSDVYFKNNLFGQTPTVMAHGIYLGEGERDLVKKMDVMLAHCPDSNINVRSGIMPARTYLDLGLRIGLGSDIAGGHKIGLNEAMVRAIQLSKLVNLTDKTLKPLTVAEAFYMGTKGGGHFFGKTGSFETDFLFDALVIEDDAMIAQRYSLEDRLEKFIHVGDDRQICARYLEGEKL, from the coding sequence ATGGTCGAGCCTGTATTGATCGTTAAAGGCCATTTTATCCATACTCCAACGGCTGACGCCTATGAAGTTCATGAAAACAGCTGCCTGGTGTGTGTTGATGGGCGAGTTGAGGGCATTTACCCGGTCATACCTGACCGGTTCAAGGGGTGTCTGGTCCATGATTATGGCAACCGCCTCGTCATTCCGAGCTTTGTAGATCTTCATCTGCATGCTGCACAGTTCCTTCAGTGCGGCATGGGAATGACCAGCCAGCTCCTGGACTGGCTGGGAGATTATACCTTTGACCTTGAACGGCAATTTCAAAACAGAGAATTTGCCAGAAAGGCATACACCTTGTTTGCGGAAAAACTTGTGGCCTGCGGTACACTCAGGGCCTGTATTTTTGCATCCTCGTCAACCCAGGGAACAGAGGAATTGTTCGAGGTGTTAAAGGAAAAGAAAATCTGCGCCTATGTGGGCAAGGTCAACATGGACCGGAATGCCCCGGAGTTTATAATTGAAACCACCCAGGCATCCCTTGATGGGACACGATATCTGATCGAAAAATACCAGGATGAACAACGGGTCAAGCCCATTATCACCCCGCGGTTTGCCCCCACCAGTTCACCGGGCCTTTTAAAAGGACTGGGAGCGCTTGCCGTAAAATATCGTCTGCCGGTCCAGTCCCACCTTTCCGAAAACCTGGACGAGATCCAATGGGTTCAGGCGCTCTTTAAACGGTCAAAAAACTATTCAGACGTCTATTTTAAAAATAATCTGTTCGGGCAGACCCCAACGGTGATGGCCCATGGCATTTACCTGGGTGAGGGTGAGAGGGACCTGGTCAAAAAAATGGATGTGATGCTGGCACATTGTCCTGATTCAAACATCAATGTTCGCAGCGGCATCATGCCGGCCAGGACCTATCTGGATTTGGGACTCAGGATCGGCCTGGGCAGTGATATTGCGGGAGGCCATAAAATAGGTCTCAATGAAGCCATGGTCCGAGCTATTCAATTGTCGAAACTTGTGAATCTGACAGATAAAACCTTGAAACCCTTGACCGTTGCAGAGGCGTTCTACATGGGAACCAAAGGTGGCGGTCATTTTTTTGGTAAAACAGGAAGCTTTGAAACAGACTTTTTGTTTGATGCCCTTGTGATTGAGGATGATGCCATGATCGCCCAGCGTTATAGTCTGGAAGACAGGCTTGAAAAGTTTATCCATGTGGGAGATGACCGGCAAATCTGTGCCAGATATCTTGAAGGTGAGAAACTGTAA
- a CDS encoding DUF3786 domain-containing protein, which translates to MTLTTPEIYKLLPKTNCKECRANSCFAFAALVFKGDREIDECPYVDKKSIALVKKNNSQHNSIETEQDKLLKSLKDQVAGIDLESRAIPTGGTFSNNRLTLKVMGKNVAIDTSGKIFTDIHVNAWIAAPFMDYVINAKGTLPTGVWSPFRELPGGKDRYRLFEQRCEGSLKHLADTYPDLFEDLMVLFNGQQVHDHYQSDISLVLHPLPLVPILICYWKPDEGMASDLNLFFDETVEDNLNIQQVYTLGAGLVTMFEKIAVRHGISTTCPVH; encoded by the coding sequence ATGACCCTGACAACCCCGGAGATATACAAACTTCTGCCAAAAACCAACTGCAAGGAATGCCGAGCAAACTCCTGTTTTGCCTTTGCGGCCCTGGTGTTCAAGGGAGATAGAGAGATTGACGAGTGCCCCTATGTCGACAAAAAAAGCATTGCCCTTGTAAAGAAAAACAACAGCCAACACAATTCAATCGAGACAGAGCAGGATAAGCTGCTCAAAAGCCTGAAAGATCAGGTTGCCGGCATTGACTTAGAATCCCGGGCCATACCCACGGGGGGCACCTTTTCCAACAACAGGCTCACCCTCAAGGTCATGGGCAAGAACGTTGCCATTGATACTTCGGGTAAAATATTTACCGACATCCACGTCAATGCCTGGATTGCCGCACCGTTCATGGACTATGTGATCAACGCGAAAGGAACCTTGCCAACGGGCGTATGGTCTCCCTTTCGAGAGCTTCCAGGCGGTAAAGACCGGTATCGCCTGTTTGAACAACGGTGTGAAGGATCCTTGAAGCACCTGGCAGACACCTATCCTGACCTGTTTGAAGACCTCATGGTGCTTTTCAACGGACAACAGGTCCATGACCATTACCAGTCCGATATTTCCCTTGTGCTCCATCCCCTTCCCCTTGTGCCGATTCTCATCTGCTACTGGAAACCCGACGAGGGAATGGCATCGGATCTCAACCTGTTTTTTGACGAGACCGTTGAGGATAACCTCAACATCCAGCAGGTCTACACCCTTGGCGCAGGGCTTGTCACCATGTTTGAAAAAATAGCCGTGAGACACGGGATCTCAACCACCTGCCCCGTCCATTAA
- a CDS encoding IS110 family RNA-guided transposase, which yields MTKRSNSTLIQIVHPICCGLDVHKDKISACLITLNNAGGEHHEIREFSTFTHDLQEMKKWLLDNNCPIIAMESTGVYWHPVYNTIEDKIEVVLVNARHIKNVPGRKTDICDSKWLAGLLRHGLVRGSFIPPGNVREWRELSRLRKTYTESLADYKRRVHKLFITANIKIDSIVSDLFGLTGTNLINLLCNNSELSLEKVQECTKGGLKKKTQELHKSLNGYFKDHHRFQLVEMMEIINIFKKMIEQVNTRLESLTREHKDLLERLDEIPGVDKKSAQSIIGEVGVTLNEFKTMSAFVSWAGLCPGNNESAGKRKSGRNAVRNHPFKTILVQVAWAAIKKKGSYYKAKYYKLKSRRGARKAIVAIAHRIAKAIYSIIKNADTYKDLGEEYLSKPNKQRVLKNLAKKADELGMKLVPCGN from the coding sequence ATGACCAAGAGATCAAATAGCACATTAATCCAAATCGTTCACCCTATTTGTTGTGGTTTGGATGTTCATAAAGACAAAATTTCAGCTTGTTTAATCACTTTGAATAATGCAGGAGGTGAGCACCATGAGATTCGAGAGTTTTCAACATTCACTCACGATCTGCAAGAAATGAAAAAATGGCTGCTTGATAATAATTGCCCAATTATAGCAATGGAAAGTACCGGGGTATACTGGCATCCGGTTTATAATACCATTGAAGATAAAATTGAAGTCGTTTTGGTGAATGCCAGACATATTAAAAACGTTCCTGGCCGAAAAACTGATATCTGTGACAGCAAGTGGCTTGCCGGACTGCTTCGACACGGTTTAGTAAGAGGTAGTTTCATCCCTCCGGGGAATGTCCGGGAATGGCGAGAATTAAGCCGATTGAGAAAAACATACACCGAATCCCTTGCCGATTATAAAAGACGTGTTCACAAGCTGTTCATTACTGCAAATATAAAAATTGATTCAATAGTTTCGGATTTGTTTGGTTTGACAGGCACGAACCTGATCAATTTATTATGCAATAATAGTGAACTAAGCTTGGAAAAGGTCCAGGAGTGCACCAAAGGCGGCCTTAAGAAAAAAACGCAGGAACTGCATAAAAGCCTTAATGGATATTTCAAAGATCACCATCGTTTTCAACTTGTTGAGATGATGGAAATTATCAATATTTTTAAAAAAATGATTGAACAAGTTAATACTCGATTGGAATCTCTTACACGTGAGCACAAAGATTTATTGGAGCGTTTAGACGAAATTCCAGGTGTTGATAAAAAATCGGCACAATCCATTATAGGAGAAGTCGGGGTTACGCTAAATGAATTCAAAACTATGTCAGCATTTGTTTCATGGGCAGGCCTGTGCCCCGGGAATAATGAAAGTGCAGGAAAACGGAAAAGTGGCAGAAATGCAGTTAGAAATCATCCATTCAAAACGATTTTAGTCCAGGTTGCATGGGCAGCAATCAAGAAAAAAGGCTCTTATTACAAGGCCAAATATTACAAACTGAAATCCAGGAGAGGTGCCAGAAAGGCCATTGTTGCTATAGCCCATAGAATTGCAAAAGCCATTTACAGCATCATTAAAAATGCAGACACGTATAAAGATCTTGGCGAAGAGTACCTGAGCAAGCCCAACAAGCAAAGAGTATTAAAAAATTTAGCAAAAAAGGCTGATGAATTAGGCATGAAACTTGTGCCTTGTGGAAATTAA
- a CDS encoding PstC family ABC transporter permease, producing MSPPFFQPISRHQEPLARAIFFLSALACSLTVLIILGFMVVTGLPLLEHSQWMDLLTGAWYPVKQSYGIAPMVLGTLWISFLGVIIALPISLGCASYICVLGPHRTRYILKGCVGMMTGIPTVIYAFAGVFLLVPFIRNLGGTGSGMCILTASLVLAILIAPTMILFFMNSFENVPPAWLDAVDALGGSKVQALVYIIIPACKKGIVTGTVLAFGRAIGDTLVALMLAGNAVQRPDSLFDSARTLTAHIALVSAADFASMEFKSIFLCGTVLYVITTIVILVARTMERTGKQTKDPNE from the coding sequence ATGTCTCCACCTTTTTTTCAACCCATAAGCCGTCACCAGGAACCGCTGGCCAGGGCGATTTTCTTTTTATCGGCCCTGGCCTGCTCACTGACTGTTCTAATCATACTGGGATTCATGGTCGTGACAGGCCTTCCCCTGCTTGAGCACAGCCAGTGGATGGATCTCCTGACAGGGGCCTGGTACCCGGTAAAGCAAAGCTATGGCATTGCACCCATGGTACTTGGCACACTCTGGATCTCATTCCTGGGTGTCATAATTGCGTTACCCATTAGCCTTGGCTGCGCAAGCTATATTTGTGTCCTTGGCCCCCATCGCACCAGGTACATCCTCAAGGGGTGTGTCGGGATGATGACCGGAATTCCAACGGTCATCTACGCCTTTGCAGGCGTATTTCTACTGGTGCCGTTCATCCGGAACCTCGGGGGAACGGGCAGCGGCATGTGCATCCTGACGGCAAGCCTGGTACTGGCCATTCTCATTGCCCCCACAATGATCCTTTTTTTCATGAACAGCTTTGAGAACGTGCCGCCTGCCTGGCTTGACGCAGTGGATGCCCTTGGGGGATCAAAGGTTCAAGCCCTTGTTTATATAATTATTCCGGCCTGTAAAAAGGGTATTGTCACGGGCACGGTTCTGGCCTTTGGCAGGGCAATCGGCGATACCCTTGTGGCCCTCATGCTGGCAGGCAATGCTGTGCAGCGGCCCGACAGTCTGTTTGACTCTGCCCGCACCCTTACGGCCCACATCGCCCTGGTCAGTGCCGCAGATTTTGCCAGCATGGAGTTCAAATCCATCTTTCTTTGCGGAACCGTTCTCTACGTCATCACCACCATTGTGATCCTCGTTGCAAGGACCATGGAACGAACAGGTAAGCAGACAAAGGACCCAAATGAATAA
- a CDS encoding intermembrane phospholipid transport protein YdbH family protein, with amino-acid sequence MLFKHRAKRILFLVATSAVILGVVLYVAVPPLAERLIVQRVRQMPGLEGFSFDVRHIGYSGLDVANVTTGKRLFIDGIHVSYSPASLLSGRISGVEVSGLDARAEVSSTGELITDFTPLLNAQKTTETSSAPSLDPTLFSMVPETVQIKNSVVTVVTDKGMVRIPLELVLASQNKGSHFSLQMKFFPFGQILEGAVTAGAETGVESVELKSDKFALTHLQDVLDLVAPGVVLKGRSDLVLSRAGQANWTMSLSALEFSSPMDVRIRDLNCTLTSLSPLGVSGRLKIDHALVKDVAMTFEGGFDSDQRWRLKAGLDSKYSKTLGLFFPGHTIVPTAPGLTVSFQGKGEVGSFDVSGKIDTCQYSGSNSSDLTLNQASSPASSPISNPAPGVDPGVGTGIISNITLKARGDFNLQGKNDILEMGFTAASGPVSFETKDAFVKIPAVTIPGRLIVDSNFVPRVTLTPTFKEATAGLSTHGVEARAISFILPMSLPLDRPRKQGATSGSFTVPTLIHDRQNIGNLKGTIDQVDGGFTARGEVDVKATVSELEISFLAKALATLRFDNNRTRCGLDMTLSRGRVASTEKSFEVSGILARFGSDDLFAMATRPGQVVTADSIRINEIALTDASLGYTLESLDSLLVENIGFNWCGGRVTTESMRIQPREKSYNLTLFCDRLKLSEILRQVGSFEANGEGTVNGRIPVTFSNGDLSFNRGFLFSTPGQGGKISVRGTEILLAGVPAGSAQYTQVDLAREALKDYQYQWAKLLFNTDGETLVVNMAFDGEPENRLPFVYKKEINGFVRVDASSPGSKFQGIRIDVNLEIPFNRVMKFGSMLNKRIQ; translated from the coding sequence ATGTTATTTAAACACAGGGCCAAACGGATTCTTTTCCTTGTTGCCACGTCAGCGGTGATCCTTGGTGTGGTTTTGTATGTTGCCGTGCCCCCCCTTGCTGAACGACTGATTGTTCAACGGGTAAGGCAGATGCCGGGTCTTGAAGGGTTCAGCTTTGATGTCAGGCATATCGGGTATAGTGGTCTGGATGTCGCAAACGTTACAACAGGGAAAAGGCTCTTTATCGATGGGATCCATGTCAGTTATTCTCCGGCGTCTCTTCTATCGGGGCGAATTTCAGGCGTTGAGGTATCAGGCCTTGATGCAAGGGCTGAAGTCTCTTCCACTGGAGAGTTGATTACTGATTTTACTCCTTTGTTAAATGCTCAAAAAACGACTGAAACATCGTCGGCGCCGTCCCTTGACCCCACCCTTTTTTCAATGGTTCCGGAAACCGTCCAGATAAAAAATTCTGTTGTCACCGTGGTTACGGACAAAGGGATGGTCCGGATTCCCCTGGAGCTTGTTCTGGCGTCCCAGAACAAGGGCAGCCACTTTTCTTTACAGATGAAGTTTTTTCCCTTTGGTCAAATCCTTGAAGGGGCTGTAACGGCAGGGGCAGAAACCGGGGTTGAATCTGTTGAACTCAAGTCTGACAAATTTGCCCTTACCCATCTCCAGGACGTTCTTGACCTTGTCGCCCCTGGCGTTGTCTTAAAGGGACGGTCCGACCTTGTCCTGTCCAGGGCAGGGCAGGCAAATTGGACGATGTCCCTGTCCGCCCTGGAATTTTCAAGCCCCATGGATGTGAGAATCCGGGATCTGAACTGCACCCTGACAAGCCTCTCCCCCCTTGGGGTTTCAGGCAGGCTCAAAATTGACCATGCCCTTGTCAAGGATGTTGCAATGACTTTTGAGGGTGGGTTTGATTCTGATCAAAGATGGCGGTTAAAGGCCGGGCTGGACAGCAAATATTCCAAAACATTGGGCCTTTTTTTCCCGGGGCATACAATTGTTCCCACGGCCCCTGGGTTAACTGTGTCGTTCCAGGGAAAGGGGGAGGTGGGCAGTTTTGATGTGTCGGGAAAAATCGACACCTGTCAGTACTCTGGATCAAATTCATCAGATCTGACCCTGAACCAGGCTTCAAGCCCTGCATCAAGCCCAATTTCAAACCCGGCCCCTGGCGTTGACCCAGGTGTGGGCACGGGTATAATTTCCAACATTACCCTCAAGGCCAGGGGCGATTTCAATCTCCAGGGCAAAAACGATATCCTTGAGATGGGTTTCACTGCAGCAAGCGGCCCTGTAAGTTTTGAGACCAAAGATGCTTTTGTTAAAATTCCGGCCGTCACTATTCCTGGTCGTTTGATTGTGGACAGTAACTTTGTCCCAAGGGTGACCCTGACCCCCACGTTCAAGGAAGCCACGGCTGGTTTATCCACCCATGGCGTTGAGGCCAGGGCTATCTCGTTTATTCTGCCCATGTCTCTGCCCCTGGATCGCCCCCGGAAACAAGGCGCCACCAGCGGCAGCTTCACCGTGCCAACCCTGATCCATGACCGACAGAACATCGGAAATCTCAAGGGAACCATTGACCAGGTGGATGGCGGGTTTACAGCCCGGGGGGAGGTGGATGTTAAGGCTACGGTGTCTGAACTTGAAATTTCGTTTCTTGCTAAAGCCCTTGCAACCCTGAGGTTTGACAACAACAGGACCCGGTGCGGCCTTGACATGACCCTTTCCCGGGGCAGGGTGGCAAGTACGGAAAAAAGTTTTGAGGTGAGCGGTATCCTTGCACGTTTTGGGTCGGATGACCTCTTTGCCATGGCAACCCGGCCCGGCCAGGTGGTTACGGCCGATTCCATCCGGATAAACGAAATTGCACTAACGGACGCATCCCTTGGTTACACCCTTGAGTCCCTGGATTCCCTGCTGGTTGAAAATATTGGGTTCAACTGGTGCGGTGGTCGTGTTACCACGGAATCCATGCGGATCCAGCCCCGGGAAAAGTCGTATAATCTTACCCTGTTCTGTGACCGTCTCAAGCTGTCTGAAATTTTAAGGCAGGTGGGCTCGTTTGAAGCAAATGGTGAGGGGACCGTCAACGGGCGGATTCCCGTGACCTTCTCCAATGGCGATCTATCGTTTAACAGGGGGTTTCTTTTTTCCACACCCGGCCAGGGCGGGAAGATCAGTGTCCGGGGAACTGAAATTCTACTGGCAGGTGTTCCTGCCGGTTCGGCCCAATATACCCAGGTTGATCTTGCCCGGGAGGCGTTAAAGGATTATCAATACCAATGGGCCAAGCTGCTGTTCAATACCGACGGGGAGACCCTTGTGGTGAACATGGCGTTTGACGGAGAGCCTGAAAACCGTTTGCCCTTTGTTTATAAAAAAGAGATCAACGGATTTGTCAGGGTGGATGCCTCAAGCCCCGGATCAAAATTCCAGGGCATCAGAATCGATGTCAACCTGGAAATTCCCTTTAACCGGGTCATGAAGTTTGGTTCAATGCTGAACAAACGGATCCAGTGA
- a CDS encoding phosphate ABC transporter ATP-binding protein, with protein MNRSKIKIRDLDFFYNDHQVLSCINETIPENAITAIVGPSGAGKSTFLSLLNRLWENIPGSRIKGRVLVRFSGKQCDEFTDINAPGFSAIQLRRSVGMVFQTPNPLPMSIFNNVSFPLKLAGIKKRAEVEERVTKAIQASGLWPEVKDRLEKKATVLSGGQQQRLCMARALVMAPEILLLDEPTSSLDPASSKKIEDLMVELKERCTLVMVSHGPEQVKAISDHVIEFLPES; from the coding sequence TTGAACCGTTCAAAGATCAAGATAAGGGACCTGGATTTTTTTTACAATGACCATCAGGTCCTGTCCTGCATCAACGAAACCATCCCTGAAAATGCCATAACAGCCATTGTCGGGCCTTCCGGGGCGGGAAAATCCACCTTTCTCTCGTTGTTGAACCGGCTCTGGGAAAACATTCCAGGATCCAGAATTAAAGGCAGGGTTCTTGTGCGGTTTTCAGGCAAACAATGCGATGAATTTACCGACATCAACGCTCCTGGTTTTTCAGCCATTCAGCTCAGAAGATCCGTTGGCATGGTCTTCCAAACCCCCAACCCACTACCCATGAGCATCTTCAACAATGTCTCTTTTCCCTTAAAACTTGCCGGGATAAAAAAACGGGCCGAGGTGGAAGAAAGGGTCACAAAAGCCATCCAGGCAAGCGGACTCTGGCCTGAAGTCAAAGACCGACTTGAAAAAAAGGCAACAGTCCTTTCAGGCGGACAGCAGCAAAGACTCTGCATGGCAAGGGCCCTCGTCATGGCGCCCGAAATTCTGCTCCTTGACGAACCCACCTCATCCCTTGACCCTGCGTCAAGCAAAAAGATTGAAGATCTCATGGTTGAGCTCAAAGAGAGATGCACCCTGGTCATGGTTTCCCACGGGCCGGAACAGGTAAAGGCCATTTCCGACCATGTCATCGAGTTTCTCCCGGAATCTTGA
- a CDS encoding peptidylprolyl isomerase, protein MASFNRLIILFAVTLMAAVGLETAGAADTPSAPAPVRAVMETTQGTIVLALYAQKTPYTVANFINLANRGYYNGLTFHRVIDNFMIQGGCPFGTGRGGPGYTFKDEFVKDLVHDRPGILSMANAGPGTNGSQFFITHVPTPWLNGKHTIFGSVVSPKDMAVVNAIKKGDKIISVTIEGDISQVMAQCRAKVDQWNLVLDKKFPVK, encoded by the coding sequence ATGGCATCATTTAACCGACTGATCATCCTTTTCGCTGTAACCCTTATGGCTGCTGTGGGTCTTGAAACGGCCGGGGCCGCAGACACCCCTTCAGCCCCGGCCCCTGTCCGGGCTGTCATGGAAACCACGCAAGGCACCATTGTTCTCGCACTTTATGCACAGAAGACACCCTATACCGTGGCAAATTTCATCAACCTCGCCAACCGGGGATACTACAACGGCCTGACCTTTCACCGGGTGATCGACAACTTCATGATCCAGGGCGGATGCCCCTTTGGAACAGGCCGGGGCGGACCTGGCTACACCTTCAAGGATGAGTTTGTCAAAGATCTTGTCCATGACAGACCCGGCATTCTGTCCATGGCCAATGCAGGCCCCGGCACCAATGGCAGCCAGTTTTTCATCACCCATGTGCCGACCCCCTGGTTGAACGGAAAACACACCATATTTGGAAGCGTTGTCAGCCCCAAGGATATGGCGGTGGTCAATGCCATTAAAAAGGGGGATAAAATTATTTCCGTAACCATTGAAGGGGATATAAGCCAGGTGATGGCTCAATGCAGGGCCAAGGTCGATCAGTGGAACCTTGTCCTTGATAAAAAATTTCCCGTTAAATAG
- a CDS encoding phosphate ABC transporter substrate-binding protein yields MIKKIMVKGFVVVMVTFFMVLAGGVPGNASDLDRFKGLSGELRIAGGTAHIPVIKEAAKQIMTLNPDIRITIAGGGSGVGIKQVGEGLIDIGNSGRKPTDKEISTYGLTLYRWAIDGVAVVVNPKNRVTSLTKQQLIDIFSGKTTNWKEIGGNDGQINLYTRDEASGTRAVFWKKAINKGDIALSANFVVSNGAMKTAVGNDPNAIGYMSAGFVDDSLTAVTLDGVKPDTETIRSGEYTIARGLYSNTRGDATGLSQQFIEYLLSNEGQSIVREKGFIPVN; encoded by the coding sequence ATGATTAAAAAAATCATGGTCAAAGGTTTTGTGGTGGTAATGGTTACTTTTTTTATGGTTCTTGCAGGGGGTGTGCCGGGCAATGCAAGTGATCTTGACCGGTTTAAGGGACTATCTGGAGAGCTCAGGATTGCTGGAGGGACAGCCCATATTCCCGTGATTAAAGAGGCAGCAAAACAGATTATGACCCTAAATCCCGATATCAGGATCACCATTGCAGGCGGCGGTTCCGGGGTCGGCATCAAACAGGTGGGTGAGGGATTGATCGACATCGGCAACTCGGGCAGAAAACCCACAGACAAAGAAATTTCAACCTATGGATTAACCCTGTACCGCTGGGCCATTGACGGGGTCGCCGTGGTGGTAAACCCCAAAAACAGGGTGACGTCCCTTACCAAGCAGCAGCTTATCGATATTTTTTCCGGAAAGACGACCAACTGGAAGGAGATCGGTGGGAACGACGGACAGATAAACCTATACACAAGGGATGAGGCAAGTGGGACCCGGGCCGTGTTCTGGAAAAAGGCCATCAACAAGGGCGATATTGCCCTGTCTGCCAACTTTGTTGTTTCAAACGGTGCCATGAAAACGGCAGTTGGAAATGACCCCAATGCCATTGGATACATGTCTGCAGGCTTTGTAGACGACAGCCTTACCGCAGTTACCCTTGACGGGGTAAAACCCGACACTGAAACCATCAGGAGCGGAGAATATACCATTGCAAGGGGACTCTACAGCAACACCCGGGGAGATGCCACCGGACTCTCCCAGCAATTCATTGAATACCTGCTCTCAAACGAGGGTCAGTCCATTGTCAGGGAAAAGGGATTCATTCCGGTAAATTAA
- a CDS encoding rhomboid family intramembrane serine protease — protein MVWFVLLLWIVEVFNLVTGHALVRFGIFPRRISGLSGILFAPFLHGSITHLLMNTLPLFILGCLVLVHGRRTLFKITPFIIVVSGLGVWIMGRSAIHVGASSLIFGYFGFLVFRGLIKRSLTSMGISILTIAVYGGLVWGMFPGVPGVSWEGHLFGFLAGILCARMDL, from the coding sequence ATGGTATGGTTTGTTCTGCTGCTCTGGATTGTTGAGGTGTTCAATCTGGTGACAGGACATGCCCTTGTACGGTTTGGCATCTTTCCAAGGAGGATTTCAGGCCTTTCAGGTATTTTGTTTGCCCCCTTCCTCCATGGAAGCATCACCCATCTTTTAATGAATACCCTGCCCCTTTTTATCCTTGGCTGCCTTGTCCTTGTCCATGGCAGGCGAACCTTGTTTAAAATTACGCCCTTTATTATCGTTGTCAGTGGACTGGGGGTCTGGATCATGGGGCGGTCGGCAATCCATGTGGGGGCAAGTTCATTAATATTCGGTTATTTTGGCTTTCTAGTGTTTCGGGGGCTTATCAAAAGAAGCCTGACCTCCATGGGAATATCGATTCTCACCATTGCCGTTTATGGCGGGCTTGTCTGGGGAATGTTTCCAGGTGTTCCAGGTGTTTCCTGGGAGGGGCATCTTTTCGGGTTTCTGGCCGGGATCCTCTGCGCAAGGATGGATCTATAA